In a genomic window of Thermoprotei archaeon:
- a CDS encoding S9 family peptidase, with translation MGWKNKVEELFKIPDIYLAGLANKDKHLVYLSNETGSYQLWSLDLSTMVKRQISYGEDRVTSVDVHEDSELVIFARDRGGNEKHQVFITDAIKGSEKKISNLPPTRILTLKISPDANMIVLTGADQESNKLFLMKPNGDYEIIYERSAGMFITDWNKNLITGYSWSVDEPKVSYLILYDTIKDRVLLYTPKDGSENLTPIISPDGQEVLFTTNAENLKVYNLAIYDIKNNEIRYLKAKEYGLDFINYEWFRNKNAVYYIAKRNGETNIYIENLDNGTVTKLNTPRGFISNSKITKDNRHLYIAHSSLSSPRSIYRITIENGKMEIIIKPKVPQELINELNEPIFTKYKSYDGLEIPAYIIESKNTKKPGPTVIWVHGGPWWEVSNEWNPSMQALAISGLHVIAPNFRGSTGYGPEFQYLDIGDPGGGDLQDIIHARTYAVNIGLADANKIAITGASYGGFMTYIATVKAPELWKAAAAAVGIVDWLEMYELSDSIFRNFIEKLMAGKPEQKTELYKDRSATNFVENLKTPLLIWHRANDSRVPLKPILKYAMKLLESNKTFELHIIPEEGHGPQKVENITKQTIHIIEFLKKHLNNLNT, from the coding sequence ATGGGTTGGAAAAATAAAGTTGAAGAGCTCTTTAAAATTCCAGACATTTATCTTGCAGGTTTAGCAAACAAAGATAAACATCTTGTCTATCTCTCAAATGAGACTGGATCATATCAGTTATGGAGCTTAGATCTTTCAACCATGGTAAAGAGACAAATCTCCTATGGTGAAGACAGAGTTACTAGTGTTGATGTTCATGAAGACAGCGAGTTAGTAATCTTTGCAAGAGATAGAGGTGGAAATGAAAAGCATCAAGTATTCATAACAGATGCAATAAAAGGTTCCGAAAAGAAAATAAGCAATTTACCACCAACAAGAATCTTAACACTCAAAATCTCTCCAGACGCAAACATGATAGTGCTCACTGGTGCAGATCAAGAATCTAATAAGCTCTTTTTAATGAAGCCTAATGGAGACTATGAAATAATATATGAGAGAAGCGCAGGCATGTTCATAACAGATTGGAACAAAAACCTAATAACAGGGTACAGTTGGTCCGTCGATGAACCAAAGGTCTCATACCTAATTCTTTACGATACGATTAAAGATAGAGTACTACTCTATACACCAAAAGACGGCTCAGAAAATTTAACACCCATCATTAGCCCAGATGGTCAAGAGGTCCTTTTCACAACAAATGCAGAAAACTTAAAAGTATACAATTTAGCAATATATGATATAAAAAATAATGAGATACGATATTTAAAAGCAAAGGAATACGGATTAGATTTCATAAACTATGAATGGTTCCGTAATAAAAACGCAGTGTACTACATTGCAAAAAGAAACGGAGAAACAAATATATACATTGAAAACCTTGACAATGGAACAGTAACAAAACTTAATACACCAAGAGGATTTATATCAAATTCAAAAATAACTAAAGATAATAGGCACCTTTACATCGCGCACTCATCACTTTCATCGCCAAGATCAATCTACAGAATCACAATAGAAAACGGGAAAATGGAAATAATAATAAAACCAAAAGTGCCACAAGAATTAATAAACGAACTAAATGAACCAATATTCACAAAATACAAATCATATGATGGCCTAGAAATACCAGCATACATTATAGAATCGAAAAACACTAAGAAACCGGGACCAACAGTAATATGGGTTCACGGAGGACCATGGTGGGAAGTATCAAACGAATGGAATCCTTCAATGCAAGCCCTAGCGATCTCAGGACTACATGTAATAGCACCAAACTTTAGAGGATCAACAGGATATGGACCAGAATTCCAATACCTAGACATAGGAGATCCAGGAGGAGGAGACTTACAGGACATAATACATGCAAGAACATACGCAGTAAACATAGGGCTAGCAGACGCAAACAAAATTGCTATCACAGGAGCTAGCTATGGAGGATTCATGACATATATAGCTACAGTAAAAGCACCAGAACTATGGAAAGCAGCCGCAGCAGCTGTGGGAATAGTAGACTGGCTAGAAATGTACGAACTCTCAGATTCAATTTTCAGAAACTTCATAGAAAAACTCATGGCAGGAAAACCAGAACAGAAAACAGAACTATACAAAGACAGATCAGCAACAAACTTTGTTGAAAACCTAAAAACACCCTTACTAATATGGCACAGAGCAAACGACTCACGTGTCCCATTAAAACCAATACTCAAATACGCAATGAAACTGCTGGAATCAAACAAAACCTTCGAACTACACATAATACCAGAGGAAGGACATGGACCACAAAAAGTAGAAAACATAACAAAACAAACAATACACATTATAGAATTCCTCAAAAAACACCTTAACAACTTAAACACTTAA
- a CDS encoding helix-turn-helix domain-containing protein, translated as MKHKLLTINIKPEKVSLAYQLEKYDTKARLLGCKLVRGYKALLMIEIIHDDNYKKLISSLKNALGKRNVIVVNENDSRSFLITTLKHRAIHDAVSKSKTFCITCPFITPSRPDGYVSWTVLVPSSESAKNFIKILEQRNVEVKSVSSNKIAVNPLTAREFEILRTAYNLGYYDYPRLISFNELAKKLGIVPSTLSEELRKAEKKVITIYMRNLLKPLSITSFHENRFTTSAY; from the coding sequence ATGAAACATAAACTTTTAACGATAAATATAAAACCGGAGAAGGTTTCTCTAGCATATCAGTTAGAAAAATATGATACTAAAGCTAGGCTACTTGGTTGTAAGCTTGTTAGAGGTTATAAGGCTCTTCTTATGATAGAAATTATTCATGATGACAATTATAAAAAATTGATCTCCTCATTAAAGAATGCATTAGGTAAAAGAAATGTCATTGTAGTGAATGAAAATGATTCAAGATCGTTTTTAATAACTACATTGAAGCATCGTGCTATACATGATGCCGTCAGCAAGTCAAAAACTTTCTGTATAACTTGTCCTTTTATAACACCGTCAAGACCTGACGGTTATGTATCGTGGACTGTGTTAGTACCTTCATCAGAATCAGCAAAGAATTTTATTAAAATTCTTGAGCAAAGAAATGTTGAGGTAAAGAGTGTTAGCTCAAATAAGATAGCAGTTAACCCACTTACTGCAAGAGAATTTGAAATTTTAAGAACAGCTTATAATTTAGGATACTATGATTATCCAAGATTAATTAGTTTTAACGAATTAGCTAAAAAGTTAGGTATTGTCCCATCCACGCTTTCAGAAGAACTGCGGAAAGCTGAAAAAAAGGTTATAACAATCTATATGAGAAATCTCCTTAAACCTCTTTCAATTACCTCATTCCATGAAAATAGGTTTACAACCTCAGCATACTGA
- a CDS encoding cbb3-type cytochrome c oxidase subunit I yields MSQSTLPIEKITLRYEIIALLFLAVAGIEGMMMRVELDNIPLLSYDHYFAVMTAHPIVGIYGWAYLAVMGAFYYLVPKLLNKELYSKKIAMIGLWMQTAGVIIAWSAGFFFRYGALYTLYWPLPVAWNRFEPIGALTYSVGVALIEISVLLFIFNIFATIFSHKRREQKVIRNFLIAAFGIDALLGLLNHIRHTKRLSNMDGAGADPPPPVFIVSVMRGSIDAVINSIVLIVAGLIILIYSISAIMGTYLNPQFVDPLIYKNWYWWGLDMIADGDVLIWTAGTLYLLAPLLANRALYGERVVRYVILADLIVSMGVWSHHLLSDRPQPAMLRLVSGQFITWGEFFTMGLSFFTALITLWFGRPIKSSMSLKFMLGAIFGFALGGFAGLVQANYGLNVIIHNTQWIAGIHIHMMLLAGLSSLIFAVIYTLLPMLTGRGLISEKLSNLHFWLWMIGSVGMAISVGLAGTAGMLRRDLYFGTSMYLPYMYIGTAFAIIMAIGYLVFIINIIKTYGLKTLVGIFIPLKQ; encoded by the coding sequence ATGTCACAATCAACATTACCAATAGAAAAAATCACTCTTAGATATGAAATAATAGCATTACTCTTTCTTGCAGTAGCAGGCATAGAAGGAATGATGATGCGAGTTGAGCTTGATAATATACCACTCTTATCTTATGATCATTACTTTGCAGTAATGACAGCACATCCTATAGTTGGGATCTACGGTTGGGCATACTTAGCTGTAATGGGAGCATTTTATTACTTGGTACCAAAACTACTCAATAAAGAACTTTACAGTAAAAAGATAGCAATGATCGGATTATGGATGCAAACTGCCGGAGTAATAATAGCATGGTCAGCCGGATTCTTCTTCCGTTATGGAGCATTATACACACTTTACTGGCCGCTTCCTGTAGCATGGAATAGGTTTGAGCCAATAGGAGCATTAACTTATTCTGTAGGCGTTGCGCTTATCGAGATTTCAGTGCTGCTCTTCATATTTAACATCTTCGCAACAATATTTTCTCACAAGAGAAGAGAACAGAAAGTTATTAGGAACTTTCTCATCGCAGCTTTCGGGATCGATGCATTACTTGGACTTCTAAATCATATCAGACACACGAAACGTCTTTCTAACATGGATGGTGCAGGAGCTGATCCACCTCCTCCAGTTTTCATAGTATCTGTCATGAGGGGTTCAATAGATGCAGTAATAAATTCAATAGTACTAATAGTAGCCGGATTAATAATCCTTATTTACAGTATTTCAGCTATTATGGGAACATATTTAAATCCACAATTTGTTGATCCACTTATTTATAAAAATTGGTACTGGTGGGGATTAGATATGATAGCTGATGGTGATGTTTTAATCTGGACTGCAGGAACATTATATTTATTAGCACCATTATTGGCAAATCGAGCACTTTACGGTGAAAGAGTAGTACGCTATGTAATACTCGCAGATTTAATAGTATCAATGGGAGTATGGAGTCATCACCTACTCTCTGACAGACCACAACCTGCGATGCTAAGATTAGTTTCAGGACAGTTCATCACATGGGGCGAATTCTTTACAATGGGGCTCAGTTTCTTCACAGCATTAATAACATTATGGTTCGGGCGTCCCATAAAATCAAGCATGTCATTAAAATTCATGTTAGGAGCAATCTTTGGGTTTGCACTTGGAGGATTCGCAGGGCTTGTACAAGCAAACTACGGGTTGAACGTGATAATACACAATACACAATGGATAGCTGGAATACACATTCATATGATGCTCCTAGCAGGATTAAGTAGCTTAATATTTGCAGTCATTTATACGCTTCTACCAATGTTGACAGGCAGAGGATTAATAAGTGAAAAACTTAGTAACCTTCACTTCTGGCTTTGGATGATTGGAAGCGTTGGTATGGCAATCTCAGTAGGATTAGCTGGAACAGCAGGCATGCTAAGAAGAGACTTATACTTTGGAACATCAATGTACTTACCGTACATGTACATCGGAACAGCATTTGCAATAATAATGGCCATAGGATATCTAGTATTTATAATTAACATAATAAAAACCTATGGATTAAAAACACTGGTAGGAATATTCATACCACTGAAACAATAA
- the merA gene encoding mercury(II) reductase: protein MIYVETFDLVIIGGGSAAFAAAIKASEFDASVAMIERSTIGGTCVNVGCVPSKRMLRVGEVYYYSDYNYSGIALEQGALNFEAIVRQKDDIVLDLRATKYSDVLKSLSNATLIKGSAKFVSKDHIDVNGQIIRGKKFIVATGSSPRILSIEGINKVDYLTNVEALSLRELPKSMLIIGGRALALEFAQMYAHFGTNVTVLQRSPRIIPNEEPEISEALRTYLEDEGIEIHTGVTIKRVQQRNGSKIVIAQIEGKERDFEAEQLLIATGRIPNTSNLGLERVGVKLREDGAILVNDEMRTTAPNIWAAGDVTGQPMLEPVAAKEGAIAAENALSNAGRKMDFSAVPHAIFTTPQVASVGMTEAQVVAQGYICNCRVLDMSLVPKAKIIGDTRGLIKMVTDYKTGRILGVHILSYAAAEIIHEAVLAVKFKLTIDDIIDTVHIFPTMAESIKLAALSFKKDISKVSCCVE from the coding sequence GTGATATATGTGGAGACATTCGATCTTGTGATAATCGGCGGTGGTTCAGCAGCTTTTGCCGCAGCGATTAAGGCATCGGAGTTTGATGCGAGCGTAGCGATGATTGAACGAAGCACTATTGGTGGAACCTGTGTGAACGTCGGATGCGTGCCCAGCAAGCGCATGTTGAGGGTAGGAGAAGTCTATTACTATAGTGACTATAATTACAGTGGAATAGCTCTTGAACAAGGTGCACTAAATTTTGAAGCAATAGTAAGACAAAAAGATGACATCGTTCTCGATCTTAGAGCCACGAAGTATTCTGATGTGCTTAAGAGTCTGTCTAACGCCACTCTCATTAAGGGATCAGCAAAATTCGTTTCAAAGGATCATATAGATGTGAATGGTCAAATAATTCGAGGGAAGAAATTCATAGTTGCTACAGGTTCTTCACCAAGGATATTATCCATAGAGGGGATAAACAAGGTCGACTATCTCACGAATGTCGAAGCGCTCAGTCTTAGAGAGCTGCCCAAGTCAATGCTAATAATTGGTGGAAGAGCGCTGGCTTTAGAATTTGCTCAAATGTACGCTCACTTTGGAACTAACGTTACAGTTCTCCAAAGAAGTCCAAGAATAATACCTAATGAGGAGCCGGAGATATCTGAGGCACTTAGAACATATCTCGAAGATGAGGGAATAGAAATCCATACTGGTGTTACCATCAAGAGAGTTCAGCAACGAAACGGGTCTAAGATCGTCATTGCTCAGATAGAGGGGAAAGAAAGGGATTTTGAAGCTGAGCAGCTCTTGATAGCCACTGGTAGGATCCCAAACACCTCTAACTTGGGGTTAGAGAGGGTAGGAGTAAAATTAAGAGAGGATGGAGCAATACTTGTAAATGATGAAATGAGGACAACAGCTCCAAACATTTGGGCTGCAGGAGATGTAACAGGACAACCGATGCTCGAACCGGTCGCTGCAAAGGAGGGGGCAATAGCAGCTGAAAACGCTCTATCTAATGCTGGAAGAAAGATGGATTTCTCAGCTGTGCCCCATGCTATATTCACTACTCCTCAAGTTGCTAGCGTGGGTATGACAGAGGCCCAGGTAGTAGCACAAGGATACATATGCAATTGTAGAGTTCTTGATATGTCCCTTGTTCCTAAGGCGAAGATTATCGGTGATACGCGTGGTTTAATAAAGATGGTTACAGATTACAAAACAGGACGTATACTTGGTGTTCACATACTATCATATGCAGCCGCTGAGATAATTCATGAAGCCGTCTTAGCAGTGAAATTTAAGCTTACGATAGATGACATTATCGATACGGTCCATATCTTTCCCACAATGGCAGAGTCTATTAAACTGGCTGCTCTATCATTCAAGAAAGACATATCAAAAGTGAGCTGCTGTGTAGAGTGA
- a CDS encoding AMP-binding protein has translation MIVLQSYGLSIVYKEFIDLIKIPNNQEKEAKMRAFFTKLNDMKLPDYFNWEWEIFEGIHVREYGQRVGLHWVNLDTQEERKYSYSDLSNETNKLINYLRGNGLSKGDSLYMMMPLIPELWVTFLAVIKAGFVGVPIATTLTLADLIYRFNAYPPKAIIADEQSVKLIDESIEKTGIKPVVKLVIGEKSGWESYESIKSESTRAEPAMTRNDDPIFLYFTSGTTGMPKRVIHTATSYPVGHLSTAMIINVQPGGVHNNLSAPGWAKYAWSSFFAPFNVGATVTGFYYSGRLEPDKYLHAIEELKVSTFCAPPTAWRAFLKSGMKKFNFDYLYDAVSAGEPLGIGVYKKVLEEAKLEVRDFYGQTETTAMIGNPPWFRGNKIKPGSIGIPTFMYNMILLDDNGNEITKPGEIGHIAVKLTPWRPLGLLKSYMEKEKNEEVFRNEYYLTGDKAFFDEDGYWWFVGRSDDVIKTSDYRVGPTEIESVLIQHPAIAEIAVVASPHPERYQIVKAFVVLKPGYEPSKELALNIFMYAKKTLPYYKVPRIIEFVNDLPKTISGKILRRELRKMEEEKKSKGIKEIYEYFYDEFPELKKT, from the coding sequence GTGATAGTTTTGCAAAGTTATGGATTAAGTATTGTTTACAAAGAGTTTATAGATTTGATAAAAATACCGAATAATCAAGAGAAAGAAGCAAAAATGCGAGCATTCTTCACTAAATTAAACGATATGAAATTGCCTGATTATTTTAACTGGGAGTGGGAAATATTTGAGGGTATTCATGTAAGGGAATATGGACAAAGAGTAGGATTACATTGGGTCAACTTAGATACACAAGAGGAAAGAAAATATTCTTACAGTGATTTATCTAATGAAACTAATAAGCTCATTAATTATTTGAGGGGTAACGGATTAAGCAAAGGAGATTCTCTTTATATGATGATGCCTCTTATACCTGAATTATGGGTTACGTTCTTAGCTGTTATAAAGGCTGGATTTGTGGGTGTCCCAATAGCTACAACACTTACTTTGGCAGATTTAATCTACAGGTTTAATGCGTATCCACCAAAAGCTATAATAGCGGATGAACAATCAGTAAAATTAATAGATGAGAGCATAGAGAAGACTGGAATAAAACCTGTTGTTAAACTGGTTATTGGAGAAAAAAGTGGTTGGGAAAGTTATGAATCTATTAAAAGTGAATCAACTAGAGCGGAGCCTGCAATGACAAGAAATGATGATCCTATATTTTTATATTTTACGAGTGGAACAACAGGTATGCCAAAGAGAGTTATTCATACTGCAACTAGTTATCCTGTAGGGCATCTCAGTACTGCTATGATAATAAATGTTCAACCTGGGGGGGTTCATAATAATTTAAGTGCTCCGGGATGGGCTAAGTATGCATGGAGTTCTTTCTTTGCACCGTTCAATGTTGGGGCCACTGTAACAGGATTTTATTATTCAGGACGACTTGAACCTGATAAATATCTTCATGCCATAGAAGAGTTAAAAGTATCAACTTTTTGTGCTCCACCCACAGCTTGGAGAGCTTTCTTAAAAAGTGGTATGAAAAAATTTAATTTTGATTATCTTTATGATGCTGTCTCTGCAGGTGAACCCTTAGGAATTGGAGTTTATAAAAAAGTTTTAGAAGAAGCTAAATTAGAAGTAAGAGATTTTTATGGTCAAACTGAGACTACTGCAATGATAGGTAATCCTCCATGGTTTAGGGGTAATAAAATAAAGCCAGGCTCCATAGGTATACCAACTTTTATGTATAATATGATACTATTGGATGATAACGGGAATGAGATAACAAAGCCTGGAGAGATAGGTCATATAGCCGTTAAATTAACTCCCTGGAGACCATTAGGTTTACTCAAAAGTTACATGGAAAAAGAAAAGAACGAAGAAGTATTCAGAAATGAATATTATCTAACAGGTGATAAAGCGTTCTTTGATGAAGATGGATATTGGTGGTTTGTGGGTAGGAGTGATGATGTGATTAAGACTAGTGATTACAGAGTAGGACCAACAGAAATAGAGAGTGTACTTATCCAACATCCTGCTATAGCAGAAATTGCAGTAGTAGCCAGCCCGCATCCAGAAAGATACCAAATCGTTAAAGCATTCGTAGTCCTAAAACCTGGATACGAACCATCAAAAGAATTAGCACTGAACATATTTATGTATGCGAAGAAAACATTGCCATATTATAAAGTACCTAGAATAATAGAATTTGTTAATGACCTCCCTAAAACAATAAGCGGCAAAATTCTAAGACGAGAACTTCGAAAAATGGAGGAGGAGAAGAAATCCAAAGGTATTAAAGAAATTTACGAGTACTTTTATGATGAGTTCCCGGAACTTAAAAAAACCTAG
- a CDS encoding queuosine salvage family protein has product MIRIVWKQIEELAEAFKQIKIQTDPLTDPELYPSANDNTENILRYFLTMVAIDHRTQIPGQTTFASKIGNREYSGANLLYKLGKTMYDKNKDFFAPENLANITETNIKKWLTSDTGTIRDPEVRAQLLRDVGWKLIKIYDGKVENLIQQTNQKLKNKKGLINELKIFKAYQDPVEKKSYLLAKFLIRRNLFKPTDPQNMQLPIDNHLTRIAIRTGIIETEDPTIFINQREATYEEDIIIRLQTRRAYKKLSELSNQPPDRLDDYLWAHGKNICTHQNPKCNACQLQSTCRAYKNPEKQILQEHKYINTWYY; this is encoded by the coding sequence ATGATCAGAATAGTATGGAAACAGATAGAAGAACTAGCAGAAGCATTCAAACAAATAAAAATACAAACAGACCCCCTCACAGATCCTGAACTATATCCATCAGCCAACGACAACACAGAAAACATTTTAAGATACTTCCTGACAATGGTAGCAATAGACCATAGAACGCAAATACCAGGACAAACAACATTTGCCTCAAAGATAGGAAACAGAGAATACTCAGGCGCAAACCTGCTATACAAACTCGGAAAAACAATGTACGACAAAAACAAAGACTTCTTTGCACCAGAAAACCTAGCAAACATAACAGAAACAAACATAAAAAAATGGCTAACCTCAGACACGGGAACAATCAGAGACCCAGAAGTAAGAGCACAGCTACTAAGAGACGTAGGATGGAAACTAATAAAAATCTACGACGGAAAAGTAGAAAACCTAATACAACAAACAAACCAAAAACTCAAAAACAAAAAAGGATTAATAAACGAACTAAAAATATTCAAAGCATACCAAGACCCAGTAGAAAAGAAATCATACTTATTAGCAAAATTCCTCATAAGAAGAAACCTCTTCAAACCAACAGACCCACAAAACATGCAACTACCAATAGACAACCACCTAACAAGAATAGCAATAAGAACAGGAATAATAGAAACGGAAGATCCAACAATCTTCATAAACCAAAGAGAAGCAACATACGAAGAAGACATCATAATAAGACTACAAACAAGAAGAGCATACAAAAAACTCTCAGAACTCTCAAACCAACCACCGGACAGACTAGACGACTACCTCTGGGCACACGGAAAAAACATATGCACACACCAAAACCCAAAATGCAACGCATGCCAACTACAAAGCACATGCCGAGCATACAAAAACCCAGAAAAACAAATACTACAAGAACACAAATATATAAACACATGGTACTATTAA